From Pedobacter indicus, a single genomic window includes:
- a CDS encoding L-fucose dehydrogenase translates to MDLGLKNKVIIVTGGAKGIGRSICLTLAQEGAVPVIVGRNRADNEKVLDEIVGGGGQAFIVNAELTNPEDCQRAVQETLSKWGKIDGLVNNAGLNDGVSLENGNYDDFVESLHRNVIHYFLMAHHALAELKKNQGVIVNISSKTADVGQGGTSGYAASNGGRNALTREWAVELSKYGIRVNAVVVSECWTPQYEKWIKKVSETEAQAMQEITEKIPLGNRMTTSEEIADTVTFLLSDRSSHTTGQLLYVDGGYVHLDRAIKPMGTGGHKS, encoded by the coding sequence ATGGACTTAGGGCTAAAAAATAAAGTTATTATCGTAACCGGAGGGGCAAAAGGGATCGGTCGGTCCATTTGTCTGACCCTTGCTCAGGAAGGGGCGGTACCAGTTATCGTTGGAAGGAATAGAGCTGATAACGAGAAAGTACTTGATGAGATTGTTGGCGGTGGTGGACAAGCATTCATAGTAAATGCTGAATTGACAAATCCTGAAGATTGTCAGCGAGCTGTGCAAGAAACGTTGTCGAAATGGGGAAAGATTGACGGTCTGGTTAACAATGCGGGACTGAACGACGGGGTGAGCTTGGAAAATGGGAACTATGATGACTTTGTTGAGAGTCTGCATCGAAATGTAATCCATTATTTTTTGATGGCTCATCACGCTTTAGCAGAGCTAAAAAAGAACCAGGGGGTAATTGTCAATATCAGTTCAAAGACAGCGGATGTCGGACAGGGAGGAACATCAGGTTACGCGGCATCTAACGGTGGCAGAAATGCACTAACACGCGAATGGGCTGTAGAGCTTTCGAAATACGGTATCCGGGTTAACGCGGTTGTTGTTTCAGAGTGCTGGACACCTCAATATGAGAAATGGATAAAAAAGGTAAGTGAGACTGAAGCTCAAGCTATGCAGGAGATTACAGAGAAAATCCCCTTGGGAAATCGAATGACAACATCGGAAGAGATCGCAGATACAGTGACTTTTCTATTGTCGGACCGATCGAGCCATACAACAGGGCAGTTACTATACGTCGATGGTGGCTATGTTCATCTGGACAGGGCAATAAAACCCATGGGTACAGGCGGTCATAAATCTTAA
- a CDS encoding fumarylacetoacetate hydrolase family protein: protein MKLIRYGSAGKEQTGVQIEGKNYDTSAFGEDYNELFFETDGLTRLADFISNNTLKELPSDTRLGSPIARPSKILCIGLNYKDHAEETGAKIPKEPIIFMKSTTALIGPYDDIMIPKGSQKTDWEVEFCVVIGKKASYVEEVDAEEYVAGYLLHNDVSEREYQLERGGTWDKGKGCDTFAPLGPVLATKDEIQDIHKVNIWLKLNGETVQHGNTCNLIFDVPYIVSYVSKFMTLLPGDVISTGTPAGVGLGMNPPVYLKPGDVLELGADGLGVQRQHVVAYKP from the coding sequence ATGAAATTAATACGATACGGTAGTGCGGGAAAAGAACAAACAGGTGTACAGATTGAGGGTAAGAACTATGATACATCAGCTTTTGGGGAGGATTACAATGAACTTTTTTTTGAAACTGATGGTCTGACTCGATTGGCCGACTTCATTTCAAATAATACATTGAAGGAACTACCAAGCGATACCCGTTTGGGTAGCCCGATAGCAAGGCCATCGAAGATACTATGCATTGGTTTAAACTATAAAGACCACGCAGAGGAAACTGGTGCCAAGATTCCCAAAGAACCTATCATTTTTATGAAATCGACGACAGCATTAATCGGTCCATATGATGATATCATGATACCCAAAGGCTCACAAAAGACGGATTGGGAAGTTGAGTTTTGTGTTGTGATCGGAAAAAAGGCAAGTTATGTGGAAGAGGTTGATGCTGAGGAATATGTAGCGGGATATCTATTGCATAATGACGTGTCTGAAAGAGAGTATCAATTGGAACGAGGTGGAACCTGGGATAAAGGGAAAGGCTGTGATACCTTCGCTCCTTTGGGACCGGTTCTCGCTACAAAAGATGAGATTCAAGACATTCATAAGGTAAATATCTGGTTGAAATTAAATGGCGAAACTGTTCAGCATGGGAATACATGTAACCTTATATTCGATGTACCTTACATCGTTTCCTATGTTAGTAAGTTTATGACCTTACTACCCGGGGATGTTATTTCAACAGGAACGCCAGCCGGTGTTGGCTTAGGGATGAACCCTCCGGTTTATTTAAAACCGGGTGACGTGCTTGAGCTTGGAGCAGACGGCTTAGGTGTACAAAGGCAGCATGTTGTTGCATACAAACCTTAA
- a CDS encoding SDR family NAD(P)-dependent oxidoreductase — MSKFTDKTVIITGGGSGIGRAMSFLFAKNGANVHLVDLDVESANQVVEQINREGGIAQAHSCDVSDQDQVVALLNDFDRVDILINNAGISHIGRADNTSQSDFDRVYQVNVKGVYNMLYACLPIMKKQKGAVIINMASIAAHVGLTDRFAYSMSKGAIAAMTLSVARDYIDYNIRCNSISPARVRTPFVDGFIANNYAGQEEQMFKKLSDSQPIKRMAQPEEIAALALYLASEEASFITGTDYPIDGGFITLNN, encoded by the coding sequence ATGTCTAAATTCACTGATAAAACAGTTATAATTACCGGAGGCGGCAGCGGAATTGGGCGTGCAATGAGCTTTCTGTTTGCCAAAAATGGTGCGAATGTTCATCTTGTAGATCTTGATGTAGAAAGTGCTAACCAAGTTGTCGAGCAGATCAACCGTGAAGGCGGAATCGCACAGGCTCATTCTTGTGATGTTTCAGATCAGGATCAGGTTGTTGCGCTTTTAAACGACTTTGATCGGGTTGATATCTTAATCAATAATGCCGGTATTTCTCATATTGGTAGGGCCGACAATACATCACAAAGTGATTTCGACCGCGTATATCAGGTAAATGTTAAAGGAGTGTATAATATGCTTTATGCCTGTTTACCTATTATGAAAAAACAGAAGGGCGCAGTGATAATCAACATGGCATCGATCGCAGCGCATGTCGGACTAACGGATCGCTTTGCATATTCAATGAGCAAGGGCGCCATAGCTGCCATGACTCTTTCAGTTGCTCGTGATTATATTGATTATAATATTCGCTGTAATAGTATTTCGCCTGCGAGGGTTCGCACACCTTTTGTCGACGGTTTTATTGCTAATAACTACGCTGGCCAAGAGGAACAAATGTTTAAAAAGCTGTCTGACAGTCAACCTATCAAGCGGATGGCACAACCAGAGGAGATTGCAGCTTTAGCTTTATACTTGGCGTCAGAAGAAGCTAGCTTCATTACGGGAACTGATTATCCAATAGATGGCGGCTTTATAACACTTAATAACTAA
- a CDS encoding UxaA family hydrolase, with amino-acid sequence MSRSFQYLQIHPKDNVLVALQDLEAGQKISFDGMTFDLPNRVKAKHKFTLHDLPANCNIIMYGVLVGRSQTFLAQGEMLTTSNTKHATETFTLKQRKLEWQVPDLTDFSGRTFKGYIRNDGKVGTANHWLVIPLVFCENKNIQVLKDALEEELGYQRSKNYKTEVRQLVQLYQTGKSVEEILSVDLEGSVRHGSKRMFKNVDGVKFLTHSMGCGGTRLDSDSLCGLLAGYITHPNVAGATVLSLGCQHAQASILKREIQARCANFDKPLYILEQQKYGSEEEMIQKALKVTFAGLMKANKHERQDVPLSKLTIGLECGGSDGFSGISANPAIGHVSDLLVGLGGSVILSEFPELCGVEQELSDRCVDEETALRFMELMRNYNMKAEQDGSGFYANPSPGNIRDGLITDAIKSAGAAKKGGSSPVVDVVDYPGVCDKKGLNLLCTPGNDVESTTAEVAAGANVVLFTTGLGTPTGNPIAPVIKLSSNTSIFEKMNDIIDINCGTIVEGKETIEQAGRRILEYVISVASGEEQPKAVRLGQDDFIPWRRGVSL; translated from the coding sequence ATGAGCCGGTCATTCCAATATTTACAGATTCACCCTAAAGACAATGTCTTGGTCGCTCTGCAGGACTTGGAGGCTGGGCAGAAAATATCTTTTGACGGAATGACGTTCGACTTGCCCAATCGAGTAAAAGCGAAACATAAATTTACGCTCCACGATCTCCCCGCAAATTGTAATATCATCATGTATGGTGTATTGGTAGGAAGAAGCCAGACATTTTTGGCGCAGGGCGAAATGCTGACGACATCCAATACGAAACATGCCACAGAGACTTTCACTTTAAAACAGCGGAAGTTGGAGTGGCAAGTTCCAGACCTGACAGATTTCTCTGGAAGGACATTCAAAGGCTATATAAGGAATGATGGTAAGGTTGGAACGGCTAACCACTGGTTGGTAATTCCTTTGGTATTTTGTGAGAACAAGAATATTCAGGTATTGAAAGATGCTCTGGAAGAGGAGTTGGGTTACCAACGTTCCAAAAATTACAAGACAGAAGTTCGTCAGCTGGTGCAACTTTATCAAACTGGCAAATCTGTGGAGGAGATTCTTTCGGTTGATCTTGAAGGATCTGTCCGACATGGATCAAAAAGAATGTTTAAGAATGTTGATGGAGTTAAGTTTTTAACACATAGCATGGGCTGTGGCGGAACACGGTTAGATTCAGATTCCCTGTGTGGCCTCCTAGCCGGATACATTACCCACCCAAATGTCGCTGGTGCAACGGTCTTGAGCTTGGGCTGTCAGCACGCGCAAGCCTCTATTCTAAAAAGAGAAATTCAGGCAAGATGTGCAAACTTCGATAAGCCTTTGTATATCCTGGAGCAACAGAAATATGGTAGCGAAGAAGAAATGATACAGAAGGCTCTGAAAGTTACCTTCGCTGGTTTGATGAAGGCTAATAAACATGAGCGTCAGGACGTACCACTGTCTAAATTGACAATCGGTCTCGAATGCGGTGGGTCAGATGGCTTCTCTGGCATATCAGCTAATCCTGCGATCGGTCATGTTTCGGACTTGTTGGTGGGGTTAGGTGGCAGCGTTATCTTATCTGAATTTCCTGAGTTGTGCGGCGTCGAACAGGAACTATCCGATCGCTGCGTTGATGAAGAAACTGCTCTTCGGTTTATGGAGTTGATGAGAAATTATAACATGAAAGCGGAGCAAGATGGCTCTGGTTTTTATGCAAATCCCTCACCAGGTAATATTCGAGATGGATTAATTACGGACGCTATTAAATCGGCCGGAGCCGCAAAAAAAGGTGGCAGCTCACCCGTTGTAGACGTAGTCGATTATCCTGGTGTTTGCGATAAAAAAGGACTTAATTTGCTTTGCACGCCGGGGAACGATGTGGAGAGCACAACTGCAGAGGTTGCTGCTGGTGCTAATGTAGTATTATTTACAACAGGTCTAGGGACCCCTACCGGCAACCCCATTGCACCAGTGATTAAACTATCATCAAATACTTCGATTTTTGAAAAAATGAATGATATTATCGATATTAATTGCGGAACAATCGTCGAGGGCAAGGAAACGATTGAACAAGCGGGACGTAGAATATTAGAGTATGTCATTTCAGTAGCGTCCGGAGAGGAACAACCGAAAGCCGTTCGACTGGGGCAAGACGATTTTATACCTTGGCGAAGAGGCGTTTCGCTATAA